From the Lolium rigidum isolate FL_2022 chromosome 2, APGP_CSIRO_Lrig_0.1, whole genome shotgun sequence genome, one window contains:
- the LOC124692733 gene encoding serine/threonine-protein kinase Nek6-like codes for MEQYEVVEQIGRGAYGTAYLVLHKPDKKRYVMKKIRLSKQNDKFQRTAYQEMSLMASLSNPYIVEYKDGWVDEGTSVCIVTSYCEGGDMAQRIKKARGVLFSEERVCRWFTQLLLALDYLHCNRVLHRDLKCSNILLTKDNNIRLTDFGLAKLLMEDLASSVVGTPNYMCPEIFADIPYGYKSDIWSLGCCMFEILAHRSAFKATDMATLVNKINRSSISPMPPIYSSSLKQIVKSMLRKNPEHRPTAGELLRHPYLLPYVAESSNCSPIYLPIKPTKSNLGDKQSRRPSGGRKSVGKANGSNEALQTAAEQTMDRSANNSDLSTAGTQDACILQIPVDPETGNREQQRTDVLSLQHTEENLTATSDRQIDETIRLKTIRTRSSVEAAPANSASQELNEAPIPKEELTIGVVQEQRKDVKTPRSCQGTKPGMCDVDAGTEESSPVSTLKLRSADSTPAEFDHLNVVQQRADALESLLEICAKLLEQERLDELAGILKPFGEGAVSSRETAIWLTKSLMTPKFGGSPKHV; via the exons ATGGAGCAGTACGAGGTGGTGGAGCAGATCGGCCGGGGCGCCTACGGCACCGCCTACCTCGTCCTCCACAAGCCCGACAAGAAGCGCTACGTCATGAAGAAAATCAGGCTCTCCAAGCAGAACGACAAGTTCCAGCGGACCGCATACCAGGAG ATGTCTCTCATGGCCAGCCTCAGCAACCCCTACATCGTCGAGTACAAGGACGGATGGGTCGACGAG GGGACCTCCGTCTGCATCGTCACCAGCTACTGCGAAGGAGGCGACAT GGCGCAGAGGATCAAGAAGGCCAGAGGCGTCCTCTTCTCTGAAGAG AGGGTGTGCCGGTGGTTCACACAGTTGCTCTTGGCCCTCGACTACCTGCACTGCAACCGGGTGCTCCACCGGGACCTCAAG TGTTCCAACATCCTGTTAACCAAGGATAACAACATACGGCTCA CTGATTTCGGGTTAGCGAAATTACTCATGGAGGACCTTGCTTCATCG GTTGTAGGAACCCCAAACTACATGTGCCCAGAAATATTTGCGGACATACCTTACGGTTACAAATCTGATATATGGTCACTTG GTTGCTGTATGTTTGAGATTTTAGCACACCGCTCTGCGTTCAAAGCAACA GACATGGCAACATTAGTCAACAAAATAAACAGATCTTCAATATCTCCAATGCCCCCAATATACTCATCGTCACT GAAGCAGATAGTGAAGAGTATGCTAAGAAAAAATCCAGAGCATAGACCAACT GCTGGAGAGCTATTGAGACACCCATATTTGCTTCCCTATGTGGCTGAATCATCCAACTGCTCCCCAATCTACCTTCCAATAAAGCCCACCAAGAGTAACCTGGGAGACAAGCAGTCAAGAAGGCCAAGTGGCGGCAGAAAGAGTGTCGGAAAAGCCAACGGATCCAACGAAGCATTACAAACAGCAGCAGAGCAAACTATGGACAGATCGGCAAACAACTCAGATCTATCAACTGCTGGTACCCAGGATGCCTGCATTTTGCAAATACCAGTGGATCCTGAAACCGGAAACAGAGAACAGCAACGGACGGACGTTTTATCACTTCAACATACAGAGGAGAACTTGACAGCAACAAGTGATCGACAGATTGATGAGACAATACGTCTTAAAACTATCAGAACCCGCAGTTCAGTAGAGGCTGCCCCAGCTAACAGTGCAAGTCAAGAGCTTAACGAGGCACCGATACCAAAAGAGGAACTGACTATTGGAGTAGTGCAAGAGCAAAGAAAGGATGTGAAGACACCACGGTCTTGTCAAGGAACAAAACCAGGCATGTGTGATGTAGATGCTGGTACAGAAGAATCATCACCAGTGAGCACTCTGAAATTACGAAGTGCAGATAGCACACCTGCCGAGTTTGATCATCTGAACGTTGTGCAGCAGAGAGCTGATGCTCTGGAGTCCCTTCTTGAGATTTGTGCAAAGCTCTTGGAGCAGGAACGGCTAGATGAGCTGGCAGGTATTCTTAAGCCGTTTGGAGAAGGAGCTGTGTCGTCTAGAGAGACAGCAATATGGCTGACGAAAAGTCTGATGACTCCAAAGTTTGGAGGGTCCCCAAAACATGT